In one window of Armatimonadota bacterium DNA:
- a CDS encoding 2,3-bisphosphoglycerate-independent phosphoglycerate mutase, with protein MGTNAKIAILIADGLGDRPCPELDGETPLEATDKPSLDGIALRGECGIMDPIGPGICAGSDTSHLALLGYDPHLTYTGRGPFEAAGIGMDVRGGDICFRCNFATVDDGFVVRDRRAGRIDAGTDELAQALNGMEIEGVTIIFKESVEHRAALILRGEGLGHAVSDTDPHEVGAKVWEAKGEDAASEKTARVVNEFVQRSYKVLRDHPVNQQRREQGKLPANIALPRGAGIAPHLEPFEHRHKLSGACVVEVGLIKGLGRYLGMDVLDVEGATGGYDTDELALAGAAVAALAIHDLVLCNLKTPDLAGHDGDARRKIEAVKKFDRLVGYVEDALGEDAYIVITGDHSTPVSVKDHSGDPLPIAMVGPGVRVDGVSEFGERAAAAGGLSRIRGADLMPILTNLVAVQEKFGA; from the coding sequence ATGGGGACGAACGCGAAGATCGCGATACTGATCGCCGACGGGCTGGGCGATCGCCCTTGCCCGGAGCTTGACGGAGAGACGCCGCTGGAGGCCACCGACAAGCCGAGTCTTGACGGCATAGCCCTGCGCGGCGAGTGCGGTATCATGGATCCCATCGGGCCGGGGATTTGCGCCGGCAGCGATACATCGCATCTGGCGCTGCTCGGATACGATCCTCACCTGACCTACACAGGCCGCGGCCCATTCGAGGCGGCAGGTATCGGCATGGACGTCAGGGGAGGGGACATTTGCTTCCGCTGCAACTTCGCTACGGTGGACGACGGGTTCGTCGTGCGCGATCGGCGCGCCGGGCGCATTGACGCCGGTACCGACGAGCTGGCGCAGGCGCTGAACGGGATGGAGATCGAAGGCGTCACGATCATCTTCAAGGAATCGGTGGAGCACCGCGCGGCGCTCATCCTGCGCGGCGAGGGTCTGGGGCACGCGGTGTCGGACACCGATCCGCACGAGGTCGGCGCGAAGGTATGGGAGGCGAAAGGCGAAGACGCGGCGAGCGAGAAGACCGCGCGCGTGGTGAACGAGTTCGTACAACGGTCGTACAAAGTCCTGAGGGATCATCCGGTCAATCAGCAGCGCCGGGAGCAGGGCAAGCTGCCCGCGAATATCGCGCTGCCGCGGGGGGCGGGCATTGCGCCGCACCTCGAACCGTTCGAGCATCGCCATAAGCTGAGCGGCGCGTGTGTCGTGGAAGTCGGCCTGATCAAGGGACTGGGGCGGTACCTCGGGATGGACGTCCTCGATGTCGAGGGCGCGACCGGCGGCTATGACACGGATGAACTGGCGCTGGCGGGTGCGGCGGTGGCCGCGCTGGCGATCCACGATCTGGTGCTGTGCAATCTCAAGACACCTGACCTGGCAGGTCATGACGGCGACGCGAGACGCAAGATCGAGGCGGTGAAGAAGTTCGATCGCCTGGTCGGCTATGTGGAAGACGCGCTCGGCGAGGACGCCTACATCGTGATCACCGGCGATCACTCGACACCGGTGTCGGTGAAGGATCACTCGGGCGATCCGCTGCCGATCGCGATGGTCGGGCCGGGGGTGCGCGTGGACGGCGTTAGCGAGTTTGGGGAGCGCGCGGCGGCGGCGGGCGGGCTATCGCGGATCCGGGGCGCGGACCTGATGCCGATACTGACGAACCTGGTTGCGGTGCAGGAGAAATTCGGCGCGTGA
- a CDS encoding tetratricopeptide repeat protein produces MARDEELDERIRRFEEMQREDEARRYRDRDVQATTAYLRIRLGDSHVENGNPRRAIAEYRRALKLDGNNALCRMRLADTYVLIEAIDQAMKEYRKVVRVAPEYAEAHASLGDLYRRYGMMDEALLRYREAARLNGGRAFYHYKLADMCWALGMHGEALSELRRAVDLESDQAFYRFRLAELLLERGTVSEAVAQLEHAVALAPYDDYYYARLASALVALGDPFRAIIAYRRAIERAPRNRSYPMLLADAYFLAGLDDDAETCRRVAGDLDGYEWEFVRRRRVEYRPRLTAG; encoded by the coding sequence ATGGCACGCGATGAAGAACTAGACGAGCGAATACGCCGCTTCGAGGAGATGCAGCGGGAGGACGAGGCGCGGCGCTATCGCGATCGCGACGTGCAGGCAACCACGGCATACCTGCGCATCAGGTTAGGCGATTCGCACGTCGAAAACGGCAACCCGCGGCGCGCCATCGCGGAATACAGGCGCGCGCTGAAGTTGGACGGCAACAACGCGTTGTGCCGCATGCGCCTGGCCGACACGTACGTCCTGATCGAAGCGATTGATCAGGCGATGAAGGAATACCGCAAGGTGGTGCGCGTCGCGCCGGAGTACGCTGAGGCCCACGCGAGCCTGGGCGACCTCTACCGGCGCTACGGGATGATGGACGAGGCGCTGCTGAGATACCGCGAAGCGGCGCGGTTGAACGGCGGGCGCGCCTTCTACCACTACAAGCTGGCCGACATGTGTTGGGCGCTCGGAATGCACGGGGAAGCGCTGTCGGAGCTGCGGCGTGCCGTGGATCTCGAGTCGGATCAGGCCTTCTATCGGTTCCGGCTGGCGGAGCTTCTGCTAGAGCGCGGAACGGTGAGCGAAGCCGTCGCGCAATTGGAGCACGCGGTGGCGTTGGCGCCGTACGATGACTACTACTATGCTCGTCTCGCCTCGGCGCTCGTCGCGCTCGGGGATCCGTTCCGCGCGATCATCGCGTACCGCCGGGCGATCGAGCGGGCGCCGCGGAATCGCTCCTATCCGATGCTGCTGGCGGACGCGTACTTCCTGGCCGGGCTGGACGATGACGCGGAAACGTGCCGACGGGTCGCAGGGGATCTCGACGGCTACGAGTGGGAGTTCGTCCGCCGCCGCCGCGTGGAATACCGCCCCCGGCTCACCGCCGGGTAA
- the flgN gene encoding flagellar export chaperone FlgN encodes METVHEFHDVTLSVLEKESRGYEELLALIREQREQLLAGRMGALDAIVDRQSELMRLIANLDRQADVCLRRLKSVLHLDSDPITLAAIAAAAPDAYAKRYRDLRARLQGLSDEIRRTSLGNLELARNALGYIDFSLRLIGAERDSDACAPDGAPTGG; translated from the coding sequence ATGGAAACCGTACACGAGTTTCACGACGTCACACTGTCGGTTCTGGAAAAGGAATCTCGCGGGTACGAGGAACTCCTCGCACTGATTCGCGAGCAGCGCGAGCAGTTGCTTGCGGGGAGGATGGGCGCGCTCGACGCGATCGTTGACCGCCAGTCGGAGCTGATGCGCCTCATCGCGAACCTGGATCGTCAAGCCGACGTGTGCCTGCGCCGGCTGAAGAGCGTGCTGCACCTGGACAGCGACCCGATCACGCTCGCGGCGATCGCCGCGGCCGCGCCGGACGCCTATGCGAAACGCTACCGCGATCTGCGGGCGCGATTGCAGGGCCTGTCTGACGAGATCCGCCGCACCAGCCTCGGCAATCTCGAACTGGCCCGCAACGCGCTGGGATACATTGACTTCTCACTGAGATTGATCGGCGCCGAGCGGGACTCCGATGCCTGCGCCCCTGACGGCGCGCCGACCGGCGGCTAG
- a CDS encoding threonine aldolase family protein, which yields MAIDLRSDTSSTPDEEMREAMRGAVVGNDGFGDDPTVNRLQDLAAERLGKEAALFVPSGTMANLVSMLTLCRRADGLVAGRNCHMLTFERGIVPIAGVVPLVVNDESGAPDLDEIRGVLGRRSFVRATVMALENTHYFAGAVPLSIAQMQSYADLARKYGLKLYVDGARLFNAEVALGSPAADLCRGADMVSFCLSKGLSAPIGSLIVGRGDDISRAREMRWMLGGQMRQVGILAAAGIVALEKMTERLAEDHQRARRLAAALADIPGLRIEPPQTNMVRIHIEGDGMDAKAFAEAMAARGVLVTTYTANIVRMCTYRDITDADVDAAAAAARETMAAA from the coding sequence ATGGCGATTGATCTCCGCAGTGATACGAGTTCCACGCCCGACGAGGAAATGCGAGAAGCGATGCGCGGCGCCGTGGTCGGCAATGATGGCTTCGGCGACGACCCCACCGTCAATCGCCTCCAGGACCTGGCCGCCGAGCGGCTGGGCAAGGAAGCGGCGCTCTTCGTCCCCAGCGGCACCATGGCCAACCTGGTGTCGATGCTCACGCTGTGCCGGCGAGCCGACGGCCTAGTCGCGGGTCGCAATTGCCACATGCTGACGTTCGAGAGGGGGATTGTGCCGATCGCGGGCGTCGTGCCGCTCGTGGTCAACGACGAATCGGGCGCCCCCGACCTCGACGAGATTCGTGGCGTGCTGGGCCGCCGCAGCTTCGTGCGGGCCACGGTGATGGCCTTGGAGAACACCCACTACTTCGCGGGCGCCGTGCCGCTGAGCATCGCACAAATGCAGTCCTACGCGGATCTCGCGCGCAAGTACGGCCTCAAGCTCTACGTGGATGGTGCGCGCCTATTCAACGCCGAGGTCGCGCTAGGAAGCCCGGCGGCCGACCTGTGCCGTGGTGCAGACATGGTCTCGTTCTGCTTGTCGAAGGGCCTGAGCGCGCCGATCGGCTCTCTCATCGTCGGCAGAGGCGACGATATTTCGCGCGCGAGAGAGATGCGGTGGATGCTGGGTGGACAGATGCGCCAGGTCGGTATCCTGGCGGCCGCGGGGATCGTGGCGCTCGAGAAGATGACCGAGCGCCTCGCCGAGGATCATCAACGGGCGCGCAGGCTGGCCGCGGCGCTGGCGGACATCCCGGGGCTGCGTATCGAGCCGCCGCAGACCAACATGGTGCGCATCCACATTGAAGGCGACGGGATGGATGCAAAGGCGTTCGCCGAGGCAATGGCGGCCCGCGGCGTGCTCGTCACCACTTACACGGCGAACATCGTGCGGATGTGTACGTACCGCGACATCACCGACGCCGACGTTGACGCCGCTGCTGCGGCCGCTCGCGAGACGATGGCCGCGGCGTAA
- the pdxA gene encoding 4-hydroxythreonine-4-phosphate dehydrogenase PdxA, with product MSDPLGVGPEVILKALRDERVRRACLPLVIGDAEVLRAVRQTVPSAPEIRSVAAPSDVTGEVNAIAVLDLANARGIDLGKRGPTAAAGRAAGEAINRAASMAMAGDVDAIVTAPINKEAMRLAGYEKTGHTEMLAELTGARDVAMLLIWENMRVAHATTHLALREVPEAITRERVLRTIRLTDDTMKRLGIEQSRIAVAGLNPHAGEAGLFGEEERAEIAPAVADARAYGINAAGPLPPDTVFAQMRGGLYDAVVAMYHDQGHIAIKTLSFRPGTDERSASMSGVNVTMGLPIIRTSVDHGTAFDIAGKGIASEQSMVEAILLAAHMAIAA from the coding sequence ATGAGCGATCCGCTAGGTGTCGGGCCTGAGGTTATCCTCAAGGCGCTGCGGGACGAGAGAGTTCGCCGCGCGTGCTTGCCTTTGGTGATAGGTGATGCAGAGGTCCTGCGGGCAGTCCGGCAGACTGTACCGAGCGCGCCCGAAATCCGCTCGGTCGCTGCACCGAGCGACGTGACCGGCGAAGTGAATGCCATCGCCGTGCTCGACCTGGCTAACGCCCGCGGCATTGACCTAGGCAAGCGGGGACCCACTGCCGCCGCCGGGCGGGCGGCGGGGGAAGCAATCAATCGCGCCGCGAGCATGGCCATGGCGGGTGATGTGGACGCGATAGTCACCGCCCCGATCAACAAAGAGGCGATGCGCCTGGCCGGTTATGAGAAGACAGGCCACACCGAGATGCTCGCCGAGTTGACCGGCGCGCGAGATGTGGCGATGCTGCTGATCTGGGAGAACATGAGAGTCGCGCACGCGACGACGCATCTCGCGCTGCGCGAGGTGCCGGAGGCGATCACCCGCGAGCGCGTGCTGCGGACTATCCGATTGACCGACGACACGATGAAGCGACTGGGCATTGAGCAGTCACGCATCGCCGTCGCCGGGCTGAATCCTCATGCCGGAGAAGCCGGGCTTTTCGGCGAGGAGGAGCGCGCGGAGATTGCGCCGGCCGTGGCGGATGCCCGGGCATACGGCATCAACGCGGCAGGCCCGCTGCCGCCGGACACGGTGTTCGCCCAGATGCGCGGAGGCCTGTACGACGCTGTGGTCGCCATGTATCACGACCAGGGTCATATCGCCATCAAGACTTTGAGCTTCAGGCCCGGCACCGATGAGAGAAGCGCTTCGATGTCGGGCGTGAACGTCACCATGGGACTGCCGATTATCCGGACGTCAGTGGACCACGGCACCGCATTCGATATCGCGGGGAAAGGGATTGCGAGCGAGCAGAGCATGGTGGAAGCCATCCTGCTCGCGGCACACATGGCAATCGCGGCGTGA
- the flgM gene encoding flagellar biosynthesis anti-sigma factor FlgM: MRISNRQIEKLLEAQLEGTHRPDTAKDPSQAARHDSLGLSRRAADIARAQELAAGAPGIREDKVARIREQIERGEYQVCPGELADRILTEARLGRVLRKL; the protein is encoded by the coding sequence ATGAGGATCTCGAACCGCCAAATCGAGAAACTGCTCGAAGCGCAACTCGAGGGCACCCATCGCCCGGACACCGCGAAGGACCCGTCGCAGGCGGCTCGCCACGACAGCCTGGGCCTGTCGCGACGCGCGGCGGACATCGCGCGCGCGCAAGAACTCGCGGCCGGCGCGCCGGGGATCCGCGAGGACAAGGTGGCGCGCATTCGTGAGCAGATCGAGCGCGGCGAGTATCAGGTTTGCCCAGGGGAACTTGCCGATAGAATCCTGACCGAAGCGCGCCTCGGGCGCGTTCTGCGGAAGCTGTAG
- a CDS encoding MBL fold metallo-hydrolase has translation MFTRRLPIGPIETNAYIIAHEASREAIVIDPGGPPAPILKILKDQDFELQAIVNTHGHGDHMAGDLLLKQATGAPVWVHEADAAMLTDPHANLLAWSGFDVETAPADRTLREGDVITIGEGHADEIKLHVAHTPGHTPGGMSLIGDGVVFSGDCLFAGGIGRTDLPGGSEYQLLTSIRDKLLSLPDETIVYPGHGPETTIGEERRRNPFLREL, from the coding sequence ATGTTCACTCGCCGCCTGCCGATCGGCCCCATTGAGACCAACGCCTACATCATTGCTCACGAAGCCAGCCGCGAGGCGATCGTCATAGATCCCGGCGGCCCGCCCGCACCGATCCTCAAGATCCTCAAGGACCAGGACTTCGAGCTTCAGGCGATAGTCAACACGCACGGCCACGGCGACCACATGGCGGGCGATCTGCTGCTCAAGCAGGCGACCGGCGCGCCGGTGTGGGTGCACGAGGCGGATGCCGCCATGCTCACCGACCCGCACGCGAACCTGTTGGCGTGGTCGGGGTTCGACGTCGAGACGGCGCCCGCGGACCGCACACTGCGGGAGGGTGACGTCATCACCATCGGCGAGGGGCATGCCGACGAGATCAAGTTACACGTGGCGCACACGCCGGGGCACACGCCGGGAGGGATGTCGTTAATCGGCGACGGCGTCGTGTTCAGCGGCGATTGTCTATTCGCCGGCGGCATCGGGCGCACCGACTTGCCCGGCGGGTCGGAGTATCAACTCCTGACGAGCATCCGCGACAAGTTGCTGAGTTTGCCGGACGAGACGATCGTCTATCCCGGCCACGGTCCGGAGACGACGATCGGCGAAGAGCGCCGGCGCAACCCGTTCCTGCGGGAGCTGTAG
- a CDS encoding MerR family transcriptional regulator, with protein sequence MRLTGVAAAKLRFWENKYRLIQPRRDPIGRRLYSKRDLQRIKRIQQLLDEGLNLIVVSEMLEAEERNEAQHVV encoded by the coding sequence GTGAGACTCACCGGAGTCGCAGCTGCGAAGTTGAGGTTCTGGGAGAACAAGTACCGGCTGATTCAGCCCAGACGAGACCCGATAGGGCGCCGCCTCTACTCAAAGCGAGACCTGCAGCGAATCAAACGGATCCAGCAACTGCTGGATGAAGGTCTTAACCTCATAGTAGTGAGCGAGATGTTGGAAGCTGAGGAGCGAAACGAGGCGCAGCATGTCGTCTAG
- a CDS encoding glutamate mutase L, with translation MPSRLGLSVASSGVSPSSSGQGRSPSPSAISIAIFAFVPINPHPPLTKLSQSRRPPGLRQPPVGEPAIARRAPQRDTHRGVRRGAKVPLRLAFDRRATRVLTSPCHAGLTSLAFRGPGVGDFVDTILATDCGSTTTKAILIRRQGAEFRLIARGEAPTTVEAPFDDVTVGVLNAASELEELAGGAFVSDGGLNIGAGKGGADLYVSTSSAGGGLQMLVTGVVKNMTAESAQRAALGAGAIVIDVLAVDDGREDHEKIERIRNLRPDMILMSGGTEGGTTSHLLDTAEILHAAAPKPRLGRDFQLPVIYAGNTEARDDVAQIIGGAANLAFVENLRPVLERENLEPAREAIHQLFLEHVMAQAPGYDKLLGWTNAPVMATPAAVGEMVKIAAEMESLNVLAVDIGGATTDVFSVFGGQFNRTVSANLGMSYSVSNVIAEAGIEGIA, from the coding sequence ATGCCGTCAAGACTCGGCTTGTCGGTGGCCTCCAGCGGCGTCTCTCCGTCAAGCTCCGGGCAAGGGCGATCGCCCAGCCCGTCGGCGATCAGTATCGCGATCTTCGCGTTCGTCCCCATCAATCCTCACCCTCCTCTAACGAAGCTGTCGCAGTCGCGTCGCCCCCCAGGCCTCCGGCAGCCCCCCGTCGGCGAACCGGCGATCGCCCGCCGCGCGCCGCAACGCGACACCCATAGAGGTGTTCGGCGCGGCGCGAAGGTTCCCCTGCGCCTCGCGTTTGACCGGCGCGCAACACGTGTGTTAACATCACCATGCCATGCAGGCCTGACTTCCCTCGCTTTTCGCGGTCCTGGAGTAGGCGATTTCGTGGACACAATTCTGGCCACCGACTGCGGGAGCACGACCACCAAGGCGATCCTTATCCGGCGCCAGGGGGCGGAGTTCCGCCTCATCGCCCGCGGCGAGGCGCCGACCACCGTCGAGGCCCCCTTTGACGACGTGACGGTTGGCGTGCTCAACGCCGCGAGTGAGTTGGAGGAACTCGCTGGCGGCGCGTTCGTCTCCGACGGGGGGCTCAATATCGGCGCAGGAAAGGGCGGCGCCGATCTGTACGTCTCCACCAGCAGTGCCGGCGGCGGCCTGCAGATGCTCGTCACCGGCGTCGTCAAGAACATGACCGCCGAGAGCGCCCAGCGGGCTGCTCTCGGCGCCGGCGCGATCGTCATTGACGTGCTCGCCGTGGACGACGGCCGCGAGGATCACGAGAAGATCGAGCGCATCCGCAATCTGCGCCCGGACATGATCCTCATGTCCGGCGGCACCGAGGGCGGTACCACCAGCCATCTCCTCGACACCGCCGAGATCCTCCACGCCGCCGCCCCCAAGCCGCGCCTCGGGCGCGATTTCCAGTTGCCCGTGATATACGCCGGCAACACCGAGGCGCGCGACGACGTCGCCCAGATTATCGGCGGCGCCGCCAACCTCGCCTTCGTCGAGAACCTGCGCCCCGTCCTCGAACGCGAGAACCTCGAACCCGCTCGCGAGGCGATCCACCAGTTGTTCCTCGAACACGTTATGGCCCAAGCCCCCGGCTATGACAAACTCCTCGGTTGGACCAACGCGCCCGTCATGGCCACCCCTGCAGCCGTCGGCGAAATGGTGAAGATTGCCGCAGAGATGGAGAGCCTCAATGTCCTCGCCGTTGACATCGGCGGCGCGACGACGGATGTCTTCTCCGTCTTCGGTGGTCAGTTCAACCGCACCGTGAGCGCCAACCTCGGGATGAGCTACAGCGTTTCCAACGTCATCGCCGAGGCGGGCATCGAGGGGATCGCG
- a CDS encoding Gfo/Idh/MocA family oxidoreductase, translating into MPRKSATARRAKSRPKKSVIRCAVIGYGAAFSMGRNHARWIAETPGLEPVAVCDVDASRLKDADKDFPGVETYTSVTTMLRKSDLDLVSIVTPHNTHAPLAVQCATAGKHVVVEKPMCITVAEADRMIAAAKASKVMLSVFHNRRWDGDFKTLRDIIGRGLIGDVFHIEAYGGGYGRPGKWWRSDKRISGGAFYDWGAHFVDWVLNLVPSKMDTIMGYFFDDLVWKGVSNEDQVEGIVRFANGAVANLQLSSIASVGKNRWRILGTKGGITDGRRDGHFLVVTDVQGMRAEMEVKHQPSNWEAYYQNIADHLLRGKELAVKPEEGRRVIQLIEGAEKASKAGKPIKPKYV; encoded by the coding sequence ATGCCCAGGAAATCCGCAACTGCACGCAGAGCAAAATCGCGACCGAAGAAGAGCGTCATACGATGCGCGGTGATCGGCTACGGCGCCGCCTTCAGCATGGGGCGCAATCACGCGCGGTGGATCGCCGAGACGCCCGGCCTCGAGCCCGTCGCCGTGTGCGACGTTGACGCAAGCCGCCTCAAGGACGCCGACAAGGACTTTCCCGGGGTCGAGACCTACACCAGCGTCACCACGATGCTCCGCAAGTCCGACCTCGACCTCGTTTCCATCGTCACGCCACACAACACCCACGCCCCCCTCGCGGTTCAGTGCGCCACGGCGGGCAAGCACGTCGTCGTCGAGAAGCCGATGTGCATCACCGTCGCCGAGGCCGACCGCATGATTGCGGCAGCCAAGGCCAGCAAGGTCATGCTCTCCGTCTTTCACAATCGCCGCTGGGACGGCGACTTCAAGACCCTGCGCGACATCATCGGCCGCGGCCTCATCGGCGACGTCTTCCACATCGAGGCCTACGGCGGCGGCTACGGCCGCCCCGGCAAGTGGTGGCGCTCGGACAAGCGCATCTCCGGCGGCGCCTTCTACGATTGGGGCGCCCACTTCGTGGACTGGGTGCTCAACCTCGTGCCGTCCAAGATGGACACCATCATGGGATACTTCTTCGACGACTTGGTGTGGAAGGGCGTCAGCAACGAGGATCAGGTCGAGGGTATCGTCCGCTTCGCCAACGGCGCGGTCGCCAACCTGCAGCTTTCGAGCATCGCCTCCGTCGGCAAGAACCGATGGCGCATCCTCGGCACCAAGGGCGGCATCACCGATGGCCGCCGCGACGGACATTTCCTCGTCGTCACCGACGTCCAGGGCATGCGTGCGGAGATGGAGGTCAAGCACCAACCCTCCAATTGGGAGGCGTACTACCAGAACATCGCCGACCACCTGCTCCGCGGCAAGGAACTGGCTGTCAAGCCTGAGGAAGGCCGCCGCGTCATTCAGCTCATCGAAGGCGCCGAGAAGGCCTCCAAGGCCGGCAAGCCGATCAAACCGAAGTACGTGTAA
- a CDS encoding DNA polymerase I, with product NLHNIPVRGDLGQDIRRAFVAGERGWVLLAADYSQIELRVLAHISRDEGLLGIFAAGDDLHTSTACEIFGVEPPGVTPDMRRLAKVVNFGIPYGMSEHGLSRDMGVSKAEAKEYIARYFRRFPGVRDYMEAVVEEARRTGHVTTVLGRRRNLPDLQSRSRQLREFAERTAINTPIQGSAADIIKLAMLAVHRELAQAEHRTRMILQVHDELLFEVPEKELVAIARLVCRCMSQAYPLAVPLEVEMKSGPNWADMEPVAAA from the coding sequence CGAATCTGCACAACATCCCGGTGCGCGGTGATCTGGGGCAGGATATCCGCCGGGCGTTTGTCGCCGGGGAGCGGGGGTGGGTTCTGCTGGCAGCCGATTACTCGCAGATCGAGCTGCGCGTTCTGGCGCACATCTCGCGCGACGAGGGCCTGCTCGGGATCTTCGCGGCGGGCGACGACTTGCACACGAGCACGGCATGCGAGATCTTCGGCGTCGAGCCCCCCGGAGTCACCCCCGACATGCGGCGCTTGGCGAAGGTGGTCAACTTCGGCATTCCGTACGGCATGAGCGAGCACGGTCTGTCGCGCGACATGGGCGTGAGCAAGGCCGAGGCGAAGGAATACATCGCGCGCTACTTCCGCAGGTTCCCGGGCGTGCGCGATTACATGGAGGCGGTGGTGGAGGAGGCGCGCCGCACGGGACACGTGACGACGGTCCTCGGGCGGCGGCGCAACCTGCCCGATCTGCAGAGCCGCTCGCGCCAGCTGCGCGAGTTTGCCGAGCGCACCGCCATCAACACGCCGATCCAGGGCAGCGCCGCCGATATCATCAAGCTCGCCATGCTCGCCGTACATCGCGAGCTAGCACAGGCAGAACACCGCACGCGCATGATCCTCCAGGTGCACGACGAGTTGCTGTTCGAAGTGCCCGAAAAGGAACTCGTCGCGATCGCCAGGCTGGTGTGCCGGTGCATGAGCCAGGCGTACCCGCTCGCGGTGCCGCTCGAAGTCGAGATGAAATCCGGTCCCAACTGGGCCGACATGGAGCCTGTCGCCGCCGCGTGA
- a CDS encoding FMN-binding glutamate synthase family protein codes for MPWYNENARSTSGTALRVRDATPISGMCPLCIRECGVLCEISKSAFRGREVLYPSPEQFGHSTAASNKDYLLNWPDIQIQVEVLGAEGIQADPDHATFPNVDIGTTAGGVPLKVPVLLAGMGSTDVATRHWESLAAGAAISGTIQTVGENVCGMDPEATYNGDGRVTESPDLRWRVDSYRKYWDGAHGDIVIQTNVEDQRAAVDIYALKSLGVNVIERKWGQGAKAIGGEVRVDNLEKAIMLRERGYIVLPDPTDRAVQEAFREGIFSTFERHSRVGFPQENGFVDDIAWLREQGAKKVFLKTGAYNAAAVAFTLKSASLAKIDLLTFDGAGGGTGMSPVPMMNECSTPTLYLLSQVLDGVRILKEKGKYVPDIAIAGGFVNETQIFKAIAMSNFNGGPFVKAVAVGRSPLTAVMKADYFCELHRDGKLPANFTKLYGGDPDHFFVASTELRERFGDAVGKDIPWPAVGLYTYLVDRIGVGLQQLMAGCRKWKLDLLDRSDLVALTERAAKVTGLPLPEEAGRDAFDRILDF; via the coding sequence ATGCCATGGTACAACGAGAATGCAAGGTCAACCAGCGGGACGGCGCTGCGCGTGCGGGACGCCACCCCAATCAGCGGCATGTGTCCGCTGTGCATCCGTGAATGCGGCGTCCTGTGCGAGATCAGCAAGTCGGCTTTCCGCGGGCGCGAGGTGCTTTACCCCAGCCCCGAGCAGTTCGGGCACAGCACCGCTGCCTCGAACAAGGATTATCTCCTCAACTGGCCCGACATCCAGATTCAGGTCGAAGTGCTCGGCGCCGAGGGGATCCAGGCCGATCCCGATCACGCGACTTTCCCCAACGTGGATATCGGCACTACCGCTGGCGGCGTTCCGCTGAAGGTTCCCGTGCTGCTGGCAGGGATGGGCTCGACCGATGTCGCCACGCGCCACTGGGAGAGCCTCGCCGCCGGCGCGGCGATCAGCGGGACAATACAGACCGTGGGCGAGAACGTCTGCGGGATGGATCCCGAGGCGACCTACAACGGCGACGGCCGCGTGACGGAATCGCCGGACCTGCGCTGGCGCGTTGACTCCTATCGCAAGTACTGGGATGGGGCGCACGGCGATATCGTTATCCAGACCAACGTCGAAGACCAGCGCGCGGCAGTGGACATCTATGCGCTGAAGTCGCTCGGCGTCAACGTCATCGAGCGCAAATGGGGCCAGGGCGCCAAGGCCATCGGCGGCGAGGTGCGCGTGGATAACCTCGAGAAGGCCATCATGCTCCGCGAGCGCGGCTACATTGTCCTTCCCGATCCAACCGACCGGGCGGTGCAGGAGGCCTTTAGGGAGGGCATCTTCAGCACCTTCGAGCGTCACAGCCGCGTCGGCTTCCCGCAGGAGAACGGGTTCGTCGACGATATCGCCTGGCTCCGCGAGCAGGGGGCGAAGAAGGTGTTTCTGAAAACCGGCGCCTACAACGCCGCCGCGGTTGCCTTCACGCTCAAGAGCGCCTCGCTCGCGAAGATAGACCTGCTGACGTTCGACGGCGCCGGCGGCGGTACTGGCATGAGCCCGGTGCCCATGATGAACGAGTGCAGCACTCCGACCCTGTACCTCCTATCGCAGGTACTCGACGGCGTGCGCATTCTGAAGGAGAAAGGCAAGTACGTTCCGGACATCGCCATCGCGGGCGGGTTCGTCAACGAGACGCAGATCTTCAAGGCAATCGCGATGAGCAACTTCAACGGCGGGCCGTTCGTCAAGGCCGTGGCCGTCGGGCGCTCGCCCCTGACCGCGGTCATGAAGGCGGACTACTTCTGTGAGCTTCATCGCGACGGCAAGCTGCCGGCGAACTTCACCAAGCTCTACGGCGGCGACCCCGACCACTTCTTCGTCGCGAGCACCGAACTGCGCGAGAGATTCGGCGACGCGGTTGGCAAAGACATCCCGTGGCCGGCGGTCGGGTTGTACACGTACCTGGTTGATCGCATCGGTGTCGGGCTGCAGCAGCTCATGGCAGGCTGCCGCAAGTGGAAGCTCGACTTGCTCGATCGCAGCGACTTGGTCGCGCTCACCGAACGCGCGGCCAAGGTGACCGGCCTCCCATTGCCGGAGGAAGCAGGGCGCGACGCCTTCGATCGCATCCTGGACTTCTGA